The following DNA comes from Bacteroidota bacterium.
AGGATTTTAAGAGTTTCAGCAAAACGGATTCCGGCAACCATACTTCTTTGTGTACAATTTCCCGGGCTGAATGGGAAGAAAAAGATGATTTGCTGGTTTTTACCATTAAAGCAAACCGTTTTTTGAGGAATATGGTCAGGGCAATTGTGGGTACCTTGCTGGATGCAGGAACTGGTAAAATAAACAGGGCTGATTTTAAAAATATCATTGAAGGGAAAGATCGACGTTTGGCGGGTACATCGGTCCCGGCCAAAGGTTTATTCCTTACTTTCATTGAATATCCACAAAAATTTAATCTTTTTCCTTTGAGTTCAGATGAAAATCAGGTTTCTGAACAGTGATATAATAGATCTATGCAGGGGATGGTATTATGGGATTCATAGTATTATAAAATATAGAGTATTATATGAACCATAATACTTTAAATTTCAATTAAGCGGTTCGACAATAAACATATCATTTCTGTTCCACTCTGCCCAATATTTAAGCGATAATATGCGGATCAGTTTCCAGTAACCATCAGTTAAATTGCCATATTCCAGAATTCCCTTGTTGATATCGGCATCAACCTGCTTGTTGTATTCGTCTTTCAGGCGAAGCCTTATTTTCTTTCCTTTATAGGTAAAAATGGCTTCAGGCCGGATGATTGAATCATCGGAAATATGAATCATGCCCAGTCCGAGGGTGGCGCCTGTGCTTACCTGCAGGCCGTCGTTCATGCACCCCATGGGAGGTTTATGCCCGGCAAATGAGAGGACTTCCAGCCTGTCAACATCGGTATTGAGGAGTTCACGGGCCTTTAATCCCATTTTGGCACCCACGATGGAATAAACGCCCAAATGGCCATGAATTTCATTGGTCAGCACACAAACCCTCCATTCTTCTTTACCAAAGTACTGGATGATTTTATTCATATATTGCCGCACGTCATATTTATAGAGTTCAGGCTGGTCCGGAAAGGATTCAAAGGTGATATTTTTTTCTACCACATATTTTTGAGCAAGGATCAAGGGGATTTTTTCGCGTATGCCGTCAAAATTCAGATTTTTCACAATGCTGTGCAAAGGGTTGAGCATATCAATCTGCATATCAAAAAATTCGGGATACCAGAGATAGACAGGAATAAGCTCGTCGGCGATGGTTTGCGGATGATCTGCATGAAAAATGGTATTTTCAGCAATATGGGCATATTTATTTTCAATGGTACCCATATTATCTGATAGCACTTTGTCGTATCTGGCCAGGGGGGCATTTATGTTTGAGATAAACTCGAATTTTATGTCCTTTTTTAAGAGGAAATCTGCAGACGACTGATCACGTTCATAATTAATCCCGGACAAAGGCGACAGGGTTTCGTTATACCAGATTATCCTGCTGATTTTTTGAATCAGTTCGGGATGTGATTTTACAGCATCGGCCAGGTTTGTCAATGGCCCCAGGCATAATAAAGTAACAGGTTCGGAATTTGAACTTAAACATTTCACGATAAGATCGGAAGCTTTTATTTTATTTTGAGGAATGGGAGCGGGGGCAGCCCGGAGTTCCCAGTTGAGACTTTTGCAATAATTCCTCCATGCCGGTGCCTTAAGTTTACTGTTTGGGCCTATGCCTACAGGTACATTGGCATGCTCTGTAGCTTGAAGTAACCTGTATACTTTTTCATAACCATCCTGTGGATTTAGTGCACCATCGGATGTGGTCACAGCTAGAATATCAATTTCGTGAAGGGCCGTAAGCAGGCAAAAAGCGCGCAGGTCATCGGCACCGCAATCTGTGTCGATGATAACCGGGATCCTGGGTACTGATTGGCCAATGCTCAGGCTTTTCGGCAGGAAAAGAACAAGAAAAATTAACAGATACTTAGCAGTTGCCTGGATTAAACCCGGGTATGAATTAAAAAATTTTCTTTGCAAATTCATTTCATGAAAAATCTTAAGAATAGTATAAGGATCAGGTCCTTAATAAGTTAATTTTTCTTTTAGTATGTTATTCAACTGAACCGGATTAATTCCGCTTTTCAGGTGACCGGCTTCAGCAACCGATATTTTGCCTGTTTCTTCGGAAACCACAACTACAAAGGCATCTGTATGTTCAGAGATTCCCAGGGCTGCTCTGTGCCTCAAACCCAGATGGGGAGGAAGTTCCATGTTTTCGGACAGGGGCATGATGCAATGGGCAGCATAAATTTTATCATTGATTATAATTGCTGCCCCGTCATGCAAGGGATTGTTCTTGAAAAAAATACTTTCAAGCATACGGCTGGTGGTATTGGCGTTGATGATGTCCCCGGTTTCAGAATACATAAAAAGTTTTGATTCGCGGGCAATAACAATCAGAGCGCCGGTTCTGGACTGGGACATATCACTGCAGGCTTTTACAATGGAGTTGATTTGGACTGCTGTTTCCCTTTCGATATTTAAAGAGAAGATATGCTCCAACGAAAAATTTTTCTTTTTCATTGAACGTGAGCCAAGGATTAGAAGAAATCTCCTGATTTCCTGCTGAAACAAGACAATTAAAGCAATGACGCCCACTCCGATAATCTGCCCCAATATCGAGCTGAGCAGTTGCATGTTCAGCGCCTTAACGATCAGCCAAAGTAAATAAACCGAGAAAATTCCGATAAAAATATTGATGGCTGCCGTTCCTTTTATTAACCGGTAAAATCCATATAAAAGTAAGGCGACCAGTAAAATATCAATGACATCTAAAAAACGTATGGTGATAAAAGCTACAATCATGGTTAATAGATTTTTTCCGTTTTTTTAATCTTACTGAATATTTATGGTGTTTGTCAAAAATTAACTGTATAGGTAAACAAGTTAATCTGTAAATTTATTGTATTCTTCTAATATTTTAATACTTTCTGTTGCTTCTTTTACATCATGAACCCTGAGGATATTTGCTCCTTTTAATAAAGCCAGGGTGTTGATTATCGTAGTCCCGTTCAATGCCTGATCCGGAGAGGATTGTAGTAGTTTGTAAATCATTGATTTTCTCGACACTCCTACAAGAATGGGAAGTTCGAAAATTTTGAAATCCTCCATTTTATGAAGCAGTTCATAATTGTGGTCCAGGGTTTTTCCAAAACCAAATCCGGGATCTATAATAATATCGGAAACGCCCATCAGTTTCAGGGTAGATATTTTTTCTGAAAAGAATTTCAGGATTTCCTCCATCAGGTTTCCGTAGACCGGATTTTTCTGCATATTGTTGGGTTCACCCTTGATATGCATCAGTATATAAGGAACTTTGAGACCGGCAATGGTTTTAAACATATCCGGATCCATAGTTCCCCCGGAGATATCATTAATGATATCCGCTTCAAATTCAGAAACGGCTTTTTGAGCTATTGAAGCCCTGTAAGTATCAATGGAAACAGGAATGTCCGGGAAACGTTTGCGGACAATTTCCAGGGCAGGGAACAGGCGTTTCTCTTCTTCTTCTTCAGAAACCTCGGGAGCTCCGGGCCTTGTCGAATAAGCGCCCATATCAATAATTTTTCCTCCTTCCGCAATAATTTGTCCGGCTCTGGCTGTTATGGCCTCCGGTTGGGTATATTTCCCTCCATCGTAAAATGAATCAGGGGTCACATTTAATATTCCCATTACAACAGGCTTAGATAAATCCAGCAATTTGCCCCGGCAGTTAATAGAATGTTTTTTAGAAAAAAATGTATCTTTATCCACAATTTTTGATTTTTATTTGATTACCTGCAAAAGTAATCATTGCTTTTTTTAAAGTACAAACCCTAATTAAAACAAATGAATTTTTTTGTCATCGAAGGATTAGATGCATCAGGTAAATCGACTCAGATTAGATTGTTACAGCAATACCTGCAAGACGAAAATATACCTTTTAAATATTTACACTTTCCGCGCACTGATTCCGATCTTATTGGTGAACTGATAGCCAAATTCCTGCGGGGCGAGTTGGGCAACATCGACTCTGTTAATCCTTACCTGGTTGCCTTAATTTATGCCCTGGACCGGCAGGAGGCAAGTAGTACCCTAAAATCTTGGCTGGACCAGAAATATTTTGTGCTTGTCGACCGTTATGTTTATTCGAACATTGCTTTTCAATGTGCAAAAATTGAAAATCCTGATGAAAGAGAAAAACTCCAGAAGTGGATCCTTCAGTTGGAGTTTGATTTTTATAAGATTCCAAGGCCAGACTTAAATATTTTTCTGGATGTGCCTTTTAATTTTGTTGCCGGTAAGTTAACCGGACAGCGTACGGGTGATGACCGGAATTATTTGAATGGAAGAAGTGATATTCATGAGCAGGATCTTAATTTTCAGAGGAAAGTAAGGGAACAATATCTTGCTTTGGAAGGAAAGTTGGAAAGTTATAAGGTTTTAAACTGTAGCGATGAACAGGGGAAAATGCTTCAGGCTGAAAAAATATTTGAGAAATTGTTGAAATGTTTAAGGGAAAATCATTTTTTTTGAGAAATAGAAAGGTTTAAAGCAAAATAAATTTGTAGAAAAATAGTACCTTTCGCATGTAATAATGCGGCAACCAGCCATTGTTCCTGTTCGTTTACTTAAGTTAATTATTAAAACAAAGATATTATGAATACAGTCAGAAAGATAGCAAGGATTATAGTGGGCATGGTATTTATTTTTTCTGGATTTGTAAAACTTATTGATCCCCTGGGTTCTGCTTATAAGTTTTCTGATTATTTCGCAGCTTTTGGAATGAGTTTTCTTCAACCTTTGGCTTTCCCCTTTGCCGTGATGATGTGTATCGCCGAGTTTGCCATGGGGGCCTGCCTGTTTATGGGAATAAAAATGAAGTTGACTTCAACGCTGGTGCTGATTTTTATGTCTTTTTTTACTCCCCTTACCTTGATTCTTGCTTTATTCAACCCCGTAACCGATTGCGGGTGTTTTGGGGATGCCATTAAGCTTACGAACTGGCAAACTTTTTATAAAAATCTGGTCCTGCTTGCATTGATTATTTTTATTTTTTCAAACCGGAAAAAATATTCTCCCTTTTCGACCAATGTGGTTGAATTTTCCATGATCATTTTGTTTTGTATGATTGGATTGGGGTTGATGACTTACAGCTACTTCCATTTACCCCTGGTTGATTTCAGACCCTATCATACTGGAGTAAATATTCCTCAAAAGATGACCATTCCTGCCGGAATGCCCAGAGATGAATACAAAACATTGCTTTATTATTCGAAAAATGGTAAAATTGTTGAATTTACGGAAGATAACTATCCCTGGCAGGATACGACTTGGAAATGGGTGGATACACGTTCTGTATTGGTTAAGGAAGGCTATAAACCTCCCATTCACGATTTTAATATTGTTTCACTTCAGGGAAATGATATTACTGACGTTGTCCTGAATAGTCAGGGATATAATTTCCTTCTTATTGCCCACGATCTGAACAAAGCAAATGTTGCTGCCTTAAAAAAAGCCAATGAACTTGCCCTTTTCTGCATGCAAAATCATATAGGTTTCTATTGCCTTACTTCAACCGGGAAAAAGGATATACAAAATATCCGTCAACATTATCAACTGGATTATGATTTTTATATCGCTGATGAAACGACGCTTAAAACTATTGTCCGCTCAAATCCCGGGCTTTTACTTCTTAAGGAAGGAACTATAATCGGCAAATGGCATTTTAAAGATTTTCCGGATCCTAAATTTCTTAATAAAAATTTTATGTCCAGTCAAATTGAGGAATTTACCCGTAGAAATGAACAATTAACTGCAGTTTGTCTTGGACTTGGTTTCCTTTTGCTCATGAGTATTATTGCTTTGGTATTAAAGAAGAAGAAAATTGTGATTTAAGGACAATATTGGGAGTTGTCCGTTAATTGCTATACATAAACGAATTTAGCTATATAATTATTTGTCAATTATATAGCTAAATTCGTTTATAGGGGATTGAAGCATATAAATAAGGTATTTGAAAGGCATAAGTAGTAAATACTTGAATATCAGCTAATTATATAATTTTAAAAAATAACAAAATATTCATTATTGATATATGTTTTGGTACGATATTTGCATATTTTTAATAATAAAATCTAAATTTTAGGAGGTTTGGCTATGAAAACTTTAATGAAAATAACGGTACTTGCGCTAGTGGTTAGTGCTTGTTCCAGTATGCATTTTGCTACCTCCGAATATGACGATTTATACTATTCTCCTGCTGATCATGCTTCTCCAGTGTATAATTCTGATAAATCTTCTGTTTCGGAACATGCAAGTGGTGGCTATAATTCTAATGAACGTTATTCTGAACCTGCACAGGAGCAAAGGCAGGATAATTCAAATGCTTCCGGACAGGATCGTTATAAATCAACCACTGTTAACGATTACCAGTCAAATACTCCAGCTGTTTACGGAAACAATGAGAACCAGGTAAACAATTATAGCGGACAAAATGAACAGTCTGTTTCAGATCAAAACAATGCACAACCGGATACTGCTTATGCAAGCGGTGGGAATACCTATATCACTAATAATTATTATGACGATGATTATTATTCTTATGCTTCCCGTATCCGCAGATTCCATTCTCCCTGGTGGGGTTTAGATTATTATGATCCTTTCTATTATGATCCATTTGGATTATCTTTTGGCTGGAATTCATGGACAGGCTGGAACTTTGGCTTTGGCTTTGGCTGGCCATATTATAGTTCTTTTTACTCTCCCTATTATGGCTATGGTTATGGCTATGGATACGGCTATGGATACGGAGGTTATGGTTACTGGGGTTGGCCCTATTATGGGGGGCTTTATGATGGATATTATTATGGGGATGTATATCGCCACAGAAACACTGATTCTTATGGGCGCCGCAGGAACATGGGCTCGAACAGTTATATTACCGGTGGCGGTGGCTATTCTGTAAGAAATTCCGCTTCAACCAGTGAATACGGTAGACGTATGGGAAGCTCAACTGTTAATTCCTCGATTTCTGCTGCAGATAACGGCCGGCGTTCAATTGCTACTTCCACCAGGAACGGCAGTGAACCGCTGAAATCCGGAACAATCGTAAATGACAATAATTATAGAAGGAATGTTGGTACAACCAATAATTCTACCCCTTATTCCCGTTCGTCCATCTATAATTCGGACTATAGAAGAGCTTCTTCAAATTACAATAGCAATACGAATCAGAACTATACCCCGCGTTATAGCAGACCGGTTAATAGCAGGCCGACTTATAATAACAATAGTACATCAGGTGCCAGAACCAATCAGGTTGTACCGCGTACTTCCTATTCCCGCCCGGATAATGCTGTTACAAGGCAAAGTTCACAGAATACCTACAAGAGCAGTACTATAGATAATCGAGCAACTTATTCGCGGCCTTCCTATAATTCCGGAGCATCATCCCGTTCATACAGCAGTCCAAGTTTCTCAGGAGGAAGCAGAAGTAGTAGTAGTAGTAGCGGAAGCGGCGGTGGATTCTCCGGTGGTGGAAATGGTGGGGGAAGAAGAAGATAGTATAGAGATGCGTTGAGATAATTGGAAAAATTCAAAATTTGAGCGGCTTTTGCCTTTAAACTTGAATTTATAATTCTATTGATCATGAAAAGTAAAATATTATTGATAACCTTATTGTTTTTGGGAATAGAATCACTGGTTTATTCACAAAATGAAACAGATGCCTTACGCTATTCGCGGACTATGTTCGGCGGAACAGCCAGGTTTCAGGGAATGGGCGGCGCTTTTGGCGCTTTGGGTGGTGATTTTTCAACCTTGAGTTATAATCCTGCCGGTATTGCCATTTACCGTAGCTCAGAATTTGCTTTTACCCCTTCTTTTCAACAGGATAATACCAGTTCTACTTATTTGAAAACCAACAGAGATGATTTTAAGTATAAACTGAACCTGAATAATATTGGTTATGTGGCTACTTTTAATGCTGACCGCAATTCGGGTTGGCTGGGATGCAATTTGGGTATAGGTTATAACCGCTTTAATACCTTTAATCAGAATGTTGTAATTGAAGGCAATAACGATCACAGTTCAATGTCTGATTATTTTATGGATAATGCCAACGGTACTGCCCCTGAGAATCTGAATTCCTATTGGGAACGTTTGGCATTTGACACTTATGTGATTGATACTATTCCCGGTGAAACAAATCAATATCAAACTCCTGTCTTTTATCCTGTAAAGCAGCGTAAAACAATTTCAACCAAGGGAAGTACCGGAGAATGGACTTTTTCTTTCGGTGCCAATTACAATAATGTGCTTTATCTGGGGGCTACTTTTGGAATTGATAAGATTAATTACGAAGAAAATGTGGCATATTCCGAAGATGATTACAAGAATGTAAGTCCAAATTTTGATTATTTCGATTTTAAGCAATATGTTGAAACTACGGGTACCGGATATACATTTAAATTAGGGGCAATTGTCAAACCGACTGATTTTCTGCGTCTGGGTTTGGCCTTGCATCTCCCTACTTTTTATGATATGAAGGATGAATATGACAATAATATGGCATCAAATCTTACTGGCGGAAAAACGGTTTATCCAACGGATAAGGATGGGAACCTTCTTGACAAGGGTTCTTATGATTATTCACTCACCACACCGATGAGAACCATTGGAAGCATTGCTTTACAAATCCAGAAGGTGGCCATGTTGAGTTTAGATTGCGAATATGTCGATTATACCAAAATGAGGCTGAGAGATGGAGGAGATGGTTATGATTTTGGAGCAGAAAACGACAATATTAAAAATATGTATAAAGCGACTGCCAATCTTCATGCCGGGGCTGAAGTTAAGTTCGGGGCTCTTGCATTACGCGGTGGTTATTCATATTATGGAAGCCCTTATAAATCCGATCAGCTGAATAAGAATTCGGATTATTCTGTTGCTTCCGCAGGCTTTGGAATAAGGCAGGAGAAGTTTTTTATTGATGCTGCCTATAATTATGGTTGGAATACTGAAAAAGGATTTTTATATAATAATTCAACACTTACTAATAATGATGCATTTAGTAGTAAGCTGACAACGAACAAGTTTATAGTTACCATAGGTTTTAGATTTTAAGGACTAAAGCTAAATACGTTTTAGGGTTATTTGAGTTATGTTTAGGGTTGTTGTTTTTGCTGTCTGATTTGGAGGGAAGGATTTCCCTGGCCGGGATACAAAAAAACGGTGGAACGGACAGTTTGGGATTCATCTGTTTCTAAAAATTTATGAACGCGGAGAAGAAAAAATGAGCAGTTTTCTTCTCTGCGTTCAGTTTTTTTATGGTCCTGAAAGATAAGTTCGGGATTGTTTGAGATAGTTTGAAGTTGTTTAAAATAGTTTAAAGTTGTTTTAACCCTATTGAACTATATTTAACCCTATTGAACTATATCGAACCATATCGAACTATATCGAACCATCTCAAACTATTCCCAACCTTTATTGATCGTTTTTAAAGCTTTGTTGCAAAATGGTCACAGCATTCATCCCTTCATTGAAAAGCAAATCAAGTATGCTCAAA
Coding sequences within:
- a CDS encoding nucleoside hydrolase, which gives rise to MNLQRKFFNSYPGLIQATAKYLLIFLVLFLPKSLSIGQSVPRIPVIIDTDCGADDLRAFCLLTALHEIDILAVTTSDGALNPQDGYEKVYRLLQATEHANVPVGIGPNSKLKAPAWRNYCKSLNWELRAAPAPIPQNKIKASDLIVKCLSSNSEPVTLLCLGPLTNLADAVKSHPELIQKISRIIWYNETLSPLSGINYERDQSSADFLLKKDIKFEFISNINAPLARYDKVLSDNMGTIENKYAHIAENTIFHADHPQTIADELIPVYLWYPEFFDMQIDMLNPLHSIVKNLNFDGIREKIPLILAQKYVVEKNITFESFPDQPELYKYDVRQYMNKIIQYFGKEEWRVCVLTNEIHGHLGVYSIVGAKMGLKARELLNTDVDRLEVLSFAGHKPPMGCMNDGLQVSTGATLGLGMIHISDDSIIRPEAIFTYKGKKIRLRLKDEYNKQVDADINKGILEYGNLTDGYWKLIRILSLKYWAEWNRNDMFIVEPLN
- the cdaA gene encoding diadenylate cyclase CdaA, with the protein product MIVAFITIRFLDVIDILLVALLLYGFYRLIKGTAAINIFIGIFSVYLLWLIVKALNMQLLSSILGQIIGVGVIALIVLFQQEIRRFLLILGSRSMKKKNFSLEHIFSLNIERETAVQINSIVKACSDMSQSRTGALIVIARESKLFMYSETGDIINANTTSRMLESIFFKNNPLHDGAAIIINDKIYAAHCIMPLSENMELPPHLGLRHRAALGISEHTDAFVVVVSEETGKISVAEAGHLKSGINPVQLNNILKEKLTY
- the folP gene encoding dihydropteroate synthase gives rise to the protein MDKDTFFSKKHSINCRGKLLDLSKPVVMGILNVTPDSFYDGGKYTQPEAITARAGQIIAEGGKIIDMGAYSTRPGAPEVSEEEEEKRLFPALEIVRKRFPDIPVSIDTYRASIAQKAVSEFEADIINDISGGTMDPDMFKTIAGLKVPYILMHIKGEPNNMQKNPVYGNLMEEILKFFSEKISTLKLMGVSDIIIDPGFGFGKTLDHNYELLHKMEDFKIFELPILVGVSRKSMIYKLLQSSPDQALNGTTIINTLALLKGANILRVHDVKEATESIKILEEYNKFTD
- the tmk gene encoding dTMP kinase, which produces MNFFVIEGLDASGKSTQIRLLQQYLQDENIPFKYLHFPRTDSDLIGELIAKFLRGELGNIDSVNPYLVALIYALDRQEASSTLKSWLDQKYFVLVDRYVYSNIAFQCAKIENPDEREKLQKWILQLEFDFYKIPRPDLNIFLDVPFNFVAGKLTGQRTGDDRNYLNGRSDIHEQDLNFQRKVREQYLALEGKLESYKVLNCSDEQGKMLQAEKIFEKLLKCLRENHFF
- a CDS encoding DoxX family protein, which gives rise to MNTVRKIARIIVGMVFIFSGFVKLIDPLGSAYKFSDYFAAFGMSFLQPLAFPFAVMMCIAEFAMGACLFMGIKMKLTSTLVLIFMSFFTPLTLILALFNPVTDCGCFGDAIKLTNWQTFYKNLVLLALIIFIFSNRKKYSPFSTNVVEFSMIILFCMIGLGLMTYSYFHLPLVDFRPYHTGVNIPQKMTIPAGMPRDEYKTLLYYSKNGKIVEFTEDNYPWQDTTWKWVDTRSVLVKEGYKPPIHDFNIVSLQGNDITDVVLNSQGYNFLLIAHDLNKANVAALKKANELALFCMQNHIGFYCLTSTGKKDIQNIRQHYQLDYDFYIADETTLKTIVRSNPGLLLLKEGTIIGKWHFKDFPDPKFLNKNFMSSQIEEFTRRNEQLTAVCLGLGFLLLMSIIALVLKKKKIVI
- a CDS encoding outer membrane protein transport protein, which gives rise to MKSKILLITLLFLGIESLVYSQNETDALRYSRTMFGGTARFQGMGGAFGALGGDFSTLSYNPAGIAIYRSSEFAFTPSFQQDNTSSTYLKTNRDDFKYKLNLNNIGYVATFNADRNSGWLGCNLGIGYNRFNTFNQNVVIEGNNDHSSMSDYFMDNANGTAPENLNSYWERLAFDTYVIDTIPGETNQYQTPVFYPVKQRKTISTKGSTGEWTFSFGANYNNVLYLGATFGIDKINYEENVAYSEDDYKNVSPNFDYFDFKQYVETTGTGYTFKLGAIVKPTDFLRLGLALHLPTFYDMKDEYDNNMASNLTGGKTVYPTDKDGNLLDKGSYDYSLTTPMRTIGSIALQIQKVAMLSLDCEYVDYTKMRLRDGGDGYDFGAENDNIKNMYKATANLHAGAEVKFGALALRGGYSYYGSPYKSDQLNKNSDYSVASAGFGIRQEKFFIDAAYNYGWNTEKGFLYNNSTLTNNDAFSSKLTTNKFIVTIGFRF